One genomic region from Augochlora pura isolate Apur16 chromosome 7, APUR_v2.2.1, whole genome shotgun sequence encodes:
- the Ash2 gene encoding set1/Ash2 histone methyltransferase complex subunit ASH2: MSEEKFESSLDKTEESQAEPMEDKVKIKAEDKSKQKHKPDEEKPNGRTANNENGNCYCGKERNLNIVELLCASCSRWFHESCIGYQLGKLVPFMMNYIFMCKNCSPTGLESFKKNQAPFPQMCVTAIANLLQMAQKENESRSIFHKDKDIIPFIECHWDSMTTMPRRVTQSWHATIHRALLKDVGVLFTIDESSSDGQLFGLVSSDLLMIKPNYEAMIKGGHLKVTEMGVQHVVPLSGGLRGRNAKRKFPGEGAGSGPGKKGRGSDMAAPKLPAHGYPLEHPFNKDGYRYILAEPDPHAPFRQEFDESSDWAGKPIPGWLYRGLSPSTVLLALHDRAPQLRVSEDRLAVTGEKGYCMVRATHNVSRGAWYWEATIEEMPEGSATRLGWGQEYANLQAPLGYDKFGYSWRSRKGTRFHESRGKHYSHGYGEGDTLGFLIVLPDTHDASHLPNTYKDRPLVKFKSHLYYEEKDQVPEALKALKPLEGSKIIFYKNGVSQGEAFLDVNKGAYYPTVSIHKSATVSVNFGPNFKCPPVDVTFRGMFDRAEEAIAEQSLADVLYFTENEGKLRLDTFAL; this comes from the exons ATGTCGGAAGAAAAGTTTGAAAG tTCACTTGATAAGACAGAGGAATCTCAAGCCGAGCCTATGGAGGATAAAGTCAAAATAAAAGCAGAAGATAAAAGTAAACAGAAACATAAGCCAGATGAGGAGAAGCCTAATGGTCGTACTGCGAAcaatgaaaatggaaattgctattg tggaaaagaaagaaatctcaacataGTAGAACTACTATGCGCTAGCTGCTCCAGATGGTTTCATGAATCATGCATTGGATACCAATTGGGTAAACTAGTACCATTTATgatgaattatatattcatgTGTAAAAATTGCTCTCCAACTGGTTTAGAGAGCTTCAAGAAGAATCAAGCAC cCTTCCCACAAATGTGTGTGACAGCAATAGCAAATTTGTTGCAAATGGCACAGAAGGAGAATGAATCAAGGAgtattttccataaagataAAGATATCATTCCATTCATTGAATGTCATTGGGATAGCATGACTACTATGCCCCGCAGAGTTACCCAGTCTTGGCACGCTACT ATACACAGGGCTCTGTTGAAAGACGTTGGAGTATTATTCACTATTGATGAAAGTAGTTCAGATGGTCAATTATTTGGATTGGTTTCTTCTGATCTGTTAATGATTAAGCCAAACTATGAAGCCATGATTAAAGGAGGTCACTTGAAAGTGACTGAAATGGGTGTGCAACATGTTG TGCCTCTTAGTGGAGGACTTCGTGGCCGCAATGCGAAACGCAAGTTCCCAGGGGAAGGTGCAGGCAGTGGTCCAGGCAAGAAAGGCAGGGGCTCGGACATGGCTGCACCAAAATTACCTGCACATGGGTATCCCCTTGAACATCCATTCAATAAAGATGGATACAGGTACATCCTCGCAGAGCCTGATCCACATGCACCTTTCAGACAG GAATTTGATGAAAGCAGTGACTGGGCAGGTAAACCAATTCCTGGATGGCTGTACAGAGGTCTTAGTCCAAGTACGGTACTGTTAGCACTGCACGATAGAGCTCCACAGCTCAGAGTATCAGAAGACAGACTGGCAGTCACTGGAGAAAAAGGCTATTGCATGGTCAGAGCTACTCATA atgTAAGCAGAGGAGCATGGTACTGGGAAGCCACCATAGAAGAGATGCCAGAAGGATCTGCTACTAGATTAGGATGGGGTCAAGAATATGCTAATCTCCAAGCTCCGCTTGGTTATGATAAATTCGGATATTCTTGGAGATCTAG GAAAGGAACGCGATTTCATGAAAGTCGAGGCAAGCATTATAGTCATGGTTATGGAGAAGGTGACACTTTAGGGTTCCTAATTGTTCTACCTGACACGCATGATGCCTCGCACTTACCTAATACGTATAAAGATAGA CCTTTAGTGAAGTTCAAAAGCCATCTCTATTACGAAGAAAAGGACCAAGTACCTGAAGCACTGAAAGCTCTAAAACCACTAGAGGGcagcaaaattatattttataaaaatggtgTTAGTCAAGGTGAAGCATTTCTGGATGTTAACAAAGGAGCATATTATCCTACAGTCTCAATCCACAAAAGTGCTACAGTTTCTGTTAATTTCGGACCAAATTTCAAGTGCCCACCCGTGGACGTTACTTTCAGAGGG ATGTTCGACAGAGCAGAGGAGGCAATAGCAGAGCAATCTCTTGCAGATGTACTCTATTTCACAGAGAATGAGGGAAAGCTAAGACTGGACACTTTTGCTTTATGA
- the LOC144472979 gene encoding bolA-like protein DDB_G0274169 isoform X2: MSNVVQVNPIQLSIRKKLADFLNPSHIEVINESYMHNVPKGAETHFKVVVVSKEFVGKPLLKRHQMINNLLQAELQGGVHALSIVAKTPDQWEDGNKVSPSPACMGGFGR, translated from the exons ATGAGTAATGTTGTGCAGGTCAATCCAATACAGCTTTCCATCAGGAAAAAGTTGGCAGATTTTTTGAATCCATCTCATATCGAAGTGATTAACGAATCTTATATGCATAATGTACCTAAAGGAGCTGAGACACATTTCAAAGTAGTTGTTGTCTCCAAGGAATTTGTTGGCAAACCGCTTCTTAAG cGACATCAAATGATAAATAATCTGCTGCAAGCTGAGTTACAGGGCGGAGTTCACGCATTATCGATAGTA GCAAAAACACCTGACCAATGGGAAGACGGCAATAAAGTCTCTCCAAGTCCAGCTTGTATGGGCGGTTTTGGAAGATGA
- the LOC144472979 gene encoding DNA-binding transcriptional regulator BolA isoform X1 translates to MYKTVLKNIYRQLSYTRYKGAFYSLRNMSNVVQVNPIQLSIRKKLADFLNPSHIEVINESYMHNVPKGAETHFKVVVVSKEFVGKPLLKRHQMINNLLQAELQGGVHALSIVAKTPDQWEDGNKVSPSPACMGGFGR, encoded by the exons atgtataaaacggTTTTAAAAA ATATCTACAGGCAATTATCCTACACACGGTATAAGGGCGCATTTTATTCCCTGCGAAATATGAGTAATGTTGTGCAGGTCAATCCAATACAGCTTTCCATCAGGAAAAAGTTGGCAGATTTTTTGAATCCATCTCATATCGAAGTGATTAACGAATCTTATATGCATAATGTACCTAAAGGAGCTGAGACACATTTCAAAGTAGTTGTTGTCTCCAAGGAATTTGTTGGCAAACCGCTTCTTAAG cGACATCAAATGATAAATAATCTGCTGCAAGCTGAGTTACAGGGCGGAGTTCACGCATTATCGATAGTA GCAAAAACACCTGACCAATGGGAAGACGGCAATAAAGTCTCTCCAAGTCCAGCTTGTATGGGCGGTTTTGGAAGATGA